The proteins below are encoded in one region of Natronococcus sp. CG52:
- a CDS encoding ABC transporter ATP-binding protein, with product MAVIEVTELTKDYGSVLGVDSLSFAVEEGEVFGFLGPNGAGKTTTIRALLGLLAPTSGTATVLGADVRDEDALIEAKRRIGYLPAHLGFDEDVTGERVLDYHASVKGDHRREELLEVFTPPVDRPIREYSTGNERMLGIVQAFMHDPDLVIMDEPTSGLDPLKQEEFNEFVRSERERGTTIFFSSHVLSEVRRVCDRVGILRAGRLVGLEDVETLLDQGGKRVQLRTPSEVRSELTSLDGVFDVATIGDEVRFTYTGGYNTLLRKLATYDVLEVEISEPPLEDVFMHYYGTNGAEQPGQEVKSDV from the coding sequence ATGGCCGTTATTGAAGTGACCGAGCTGACGAAAGACTACGGGAGCGTCCTCGGCGTCGACTCCCTATCGTTCGCCGTCGAGGAGGGCGAAGTGTTCGGCTTCCTCGGTCCGAACGGAGCCGGGAAGACGACGACGATTCGCGCTCTCCTCGGGTTACTCGCGCCGACGTCCGGAACGGCGACGGTGCTCGGGGCGGACGTCCGCGACGAGGATGCGCTCATCGAAGCGAAGCGGCGGATCGGCTACCTGCCGGCGCACCTCGGGTTCGACGAAGACGTGACCGGCGAGCGAGTCCTCGACTATCACGCGTCCGTCAAAGGCGATCACAGGCGCGAGGAGCTCCTCGAGGTGTTCACGCCGCCCGTCGACCGGCCGATTCGGGAGTACTCGACCGGGAACGAGCGGATGCTCGGGATCGTCCAGGCGTTCATGCACGATCCCGATCTCGTCATCATGGACGAACCGACGTCGGGACTGGACCCGCTCAAACAGGAGGAGTTCAACGAGTTCGTCAGGAGCGAGCGCGAGCGGGGAACGACGATCTTCTTCTCCTCGCACGTGCTGAGCGAGGTGCGCCGCGTCTGCGACCGCGTCGGGATCCTCCGGGCCGGACGGCTCGTCGGACTCGAGGACGTCGAGACGCTCCTCGATCAGGGCGGCAAGCGCGTCCAGCTTCGAACTCCCAGCGAGGTACGTTCGGAACTCACCAGCCTCGACGGCGTCTTCGACGTTGCGACGATCGGCGACGAAGTCCGGTTCACCTACACAGGAGGCTACAACACGCTGCTCCGCAAACTCGCGACCTACGACGTTCTCGAGGTCGAGATCAGCGAACCCCCGCTCGAAGACGTGTTCATGCACTACTACGGAACGAACGGTGCGGAGCAACCCGGTCAGGAGGTAAAATCTGATGTTTGA
- a CDS encoding TetR/AcrR family transcriptional regulator: protein MHGFSDEERDQIREKLVEVGREKLLAFGPKKTNVADITEPVGIAKSTFYLFFDSKGDLYLEIMRRETDEFTNSLESELDGIEDPHEGIERLCRCYRTFAERNPLIQQLMADDRYAMTFRDNVPAERLEEIQQEGMAEIVPYIEALQDQSDGLLAEHDPATILGLLSAIGLLVFYRDEYEEYADNYYEQVQELLIATLARGLTAERQN from the coding sequence ATGCACGGCTTTAGCGACGAAGAACGGGACCAGATCCGGGAGAAACTCGTCGAGGTCGGTCGCGAGAAACTCCTGGCGTTCGGGCCGAAGAAGACGAACGTCGCGGACATCACGGAACCGGTCGGGATCGCCAAGAGCACGTTCTACCTCTTTTTCGACTCGAAGGGCGATCTGTACCTCGAGATCATGCGCCGCGAGACCGACGAGTTTACCAACAGCCTGGAGAGCGAACTCGACGGAATCGAGGATCCACACGAAGGAATCGAGCGACTCTGTCGTTGCTATCGCACGTTCGCCGAACGGAATCCGCTCATTCAGCAACTGATGGCGGACGACCGTTACGCCATGACTTTTCGCGACAACGTCCCGGCGGAGCGGTTAGAAGAGATCCAGCAGGAAGGGATGGCCGAGATTGTACCGTATATCGAGGCGCTGCAGGACCAGAGCGACGGGTTGCTCGCGGAACACGATCCCGCGACGATCCTCGGATTACTCAGTGCGATCGGGCTCCTGGTGTTCTACAGAGACGAGTACGAGGAGTACGCCGATAACTACTACGAACAGGTCCAGGAACTGCTCATCGCGACGCTCGCCAGAGGGTTGACAGCCGAACGGCAGAACTGA
- a CDS encoding ArsR/SmtB family transcription factor, translating into MVEREANDPDLDAIFGALANPTRRALIEQLAGNSESVGDLAEPHDMSLAAVSKHLQVLEDAGLIEVEKDGRVRRCRLDAAPLSDAFGWLTRYRIFWEDRLDALEDHLEEDDQ; encoded by the coding sequence ATGGTTGAACGAGAGGCGAACGATCCGGACCTCGACGCGATCTTCGGAGCGCTGGCCAACCCGACCCGACGGGCGCTCATCGAGCAGTTGGCCGGCAATTCAGAGAGCGTCGGCGATCTGGCAGAGCCCCACGACATGTCCCTGGCGGCGGTGTCGAAGCACCTGCAAGTGCTGGAAGACGCGGGCCTCATCGAGGTCGAGAAGGACGGCCGTGTACGCCGTTGCCGCTTGGACGCCGCACCGCTGAGCGACGCCTTCGGCTGGCTGACTCGGTACCGGATCTTCTGGGAGGATCGGCTCGACGCGCTCGAAGACCATCTAGAGGAAGATGACCAATGA
- a CDS encoding SRPBCC family protein, producing the protein MTDHEAADETEFEPSEYNLIIERTFDAPRERVWEAWTNPEQVEQWWGPEGFTVPRCEMDVRPGGSFHIDMEAPDGTIYPDEGEFHEVDEPERLVATSRAFEDEDGDFQLEVRQTVTFADRDGRTELTLEAEVITGTPEVADALEGMELGWSQSLDKLDAYVAQSAGDAE; encoded by the coding sequence ATGACAGATCACGAGGCGGCCGACGAGACCGAATTCGAACCGAGCGAGTATAACCTGATCATCGAACGAACGTTCGACGCGCCGCGCGAGCGCGTCTGGGAAGCGTGGACGAATCCCGAGCAGGTCGAGCAGTGGTGGGGACCGGAGGGTTTCACGGTACCCCGCTGTGAGATGGACGTGCGGCCGGGCGGATCCTTTCACATCGACATGGAAGCCCCCGACGGGACCATCTACCCCGACGAAGGGGAATTTCACGAGGTCGACGAACCCGAACGACTCGTCGCCACGAGCCGCGCATTCGAGGACGAGGATGGCGACTTCCAGCTCGAGGTGCGCCAGACCGTGACGTTCGCCGACCGCGACGGCAGAACGGAACTCACGCTGGAAGCGGAGGTCATCACGGGGACCCCCGAGGTGGCCGATGCACTCGAGGGAATGGAACTGGGCTGGAGTCAGAGCCTCGACAAGCTCGACGCGTACGTCGCTCAGTCAGCAGGTGATGCGGAGTGA
- a CDS encoding SRPBCC family protein — protein MTDDAGTGDRRQLETDEASLTIRRTFDAPRERVFRAFTDPEELEQWFAPGEVTTQVHILEPEPDGALSLSFVDEEHPTDIEGTFLKVLEHERIVHTWQYPGEEESRVTYEFRDVDDGTEVVLTHEDIGPYQDRSARENADGYAEGWTSALEKLEGVASRE, from the coding sequence GTGACGGACGACGCCGGAACTGGTGATCGGCGGCAGCTCGAAACGGACGAGGCGAGCCTAACCATCCGCCGGACCTTCGACGCGCCGCGCGAGCGCGTCTTCCGAGCTTTCACCGACCCCGAAGAACTCGAGCAGTGGTTCGCACCGGGAGAGGTGACGACACAGGTCCATATCCTCGAACCCGAGCCCGACGGTGCCCTCTCACTCAGCTTCGTGGACGAGGAGCACCCGACCGATATCGAGGGAACGTTCCTGAAGGTGCTCGAGCACGAGCGGATCGTCCATACCTGGCAGTACCCGGGTGAAGAAGAGAGCCGCGTGACCTACGAGTTCCGGGACGTCGACGACGGAACGGAAGTCGTGCTCACCCACGAAGACATCGGTCCGTACCAGGATCGTTCGGCGCGCGAGAACGCCGACGGCTACGCCGAGGGGTGGACCAGCGCGCTCGAGAAGCTAGAAGGGGTTGCGAGCCGCGAATGA
- a CDS encoding GFA family protein, with protein sequence MKETYAGSCHCGAVRFESELNLLEGTTRCNCSICAKTRYWAAVATPDAFRLLQGADALTDYQLGGDTIHHRFCSRCSVKPFGRGTAAELGGDFYAVNVACLDDATDEELAEAPVTYVDGRHDRESSPAETRHL encoded by the coding sequence ATGAAGGAAACGTACGCCGGAAGCTGTCACTGCGGCGCGGTTCGCTTCGAGTCGGAGCTCAATCTGCTCGAGGGGACCACCAGGTGTAACTGCTCGATCTGCGCAAAGACGCGGTACTGGGCCGCCGTCGCTACCCCCGATGCGTTCCGACTGCTGCAGGGCGCGGACGCGTTGACGGACTATCAGCTCGGAGGCGATACGATTCACCACCGCTTCTGCAGTCGCTGCAGTGTCAAGCCGTTCGGTCGAGGGACCGCGGCCGAACTCGGTGGCGACTTCTACGCCGTCAACGTCGCCTGCCTGGACGACGCTACGGACGAAGAGCTGGCAGAAGCGCCGGTCACCTACGTCGACGGAAGACACGACCGGGAGTCGTCGCCCGCCGAGACTCGACACCTCTGA